A region of the Arachis hypogaea cultivar Tifrunner chromosome 15, arahy.Tifrunner.gnm2.J5K5, whole genome shotgun sequence genome:
AATTACATCAATATATGTTAATTTAATTAGCATACCTTTTTGTATAGTTGTGCATAAGCTTCCCATCGCTTAATCTGGAAAGAAGATCTTCTGTCAGCTACTGCTTCAGAAGCTGCAAGCCCAAAGCTGACAGCAACTAACAATTCTCTTTCATCCTTTTCAACACTGAAAAGGTGGTGAAAATTCATGAGCCACAAATAGTATTGTCAGCTTTTTAACACAGCGTAGTGTTATGTACCTCATGATTACAGCAGCAAGTAAGTGACTTCCTTCTACCCTGAGGACTGGATGTCCAGTCTTCAATGACCTATATTTACTTAACAAAATATCCGAAGAATTCCCATCTTCTATATCCTTGGAGAAATAGGATTCTTCTGTTTCAGGTTCATCCATGCTGTCTATTGATGACAAAGGATTTCCAGTTTCCTTATACAGCCAATGTGCAGCAAGTCCATGTTCAGCATACTCATGCATCCTCTAGTAAACACAATAATATAAAATGTCAAGAAATAAAGTATAAAGAATTAGCCCATTTGAAATCATTTGGCACCTGTGTTCTTATTTGTACTTCAAGGGCTGAGTTATCAGGACCTTGTACTGCAGTGTGCAAGGACTGCAATTTAAATTATACAATCATTAGCACTATTATTATGCTTAGCATACAAGATgatcatttaaattttataatagtatGAACAAGAAAGCCTAACCTGATAGCCACTAGGTTTTGGATTAATGATGTAGTCATCAAATTCACCATCTATGGGAGTCCAAAGCCTGTATACAAATAAAATACCAAAACATGTAGAAATTAGAAGACATTATCAGGGTCAATACAGTTAATTGAAGTAAACGATGTTACAGCTAAGCCTGCAAATCCTAAAATATGAACGTACTTTTCCAAACTAACTGAAAAAGGGGGAGAGAATGCAAAATATAAAAGGATATTTTCAATCAATATGTTTTTTCAGTTGATTCTGGTCTATGAGGATACGTTATCCTCATACTGACCTCTTCCAtgctgctttctttttttttagagaGAAAAGAGCAAAATTCCCAAAGCAAAACAAAAACTTAGAAACAACGTATGCTACTTTCGTTCATAAGCTTATAGCTGGTAGCTTGTATTGTATTACTTAAGTATAGGTTACATGACTGAGATTTGGCATATATTTACCTGTGTACAATGTCAAGAAGATTATAGCAACACTGAATTGCAGGTCCATGTAAAGTTCCATTTTTGTCTCCCACGACTACTCGTAATGCACGTGCATCATATACTTTATCAATGCTTATATCCTTTCGTTTCATCTGCATGATAATACAATCATAATGTGATTAAATAAACTAATAACGCATTTAAGACTAGCAGTATAAAATTACGCTATTAATTAGAAAACCCTGCAGTTAGCCACTTCCGTTCACTAATTTTGCTTTTTTATTTAGCTTCGTTGTTGCAAAATCTGTGCTTGGATGCTAATGACTGTCCACATTGCATAACTAAAGTACATGGCCGTGCATTCTTACTTAAAAAGTCAAGAAATGAACTCTCGCCAATACCTTGCTATATAAACTATAAAGGCTTTTTAATCGGCTTGATAATGTGACTTCCATTCCCGGAACGTAACTGAAAACACGGAAGAAAACTTTAAGCATTTTAGGCACTACAAAATTAAGTAAACCTTAGCAGTTaggaaatagaaaagaaagatgcTATATGTATCACGTTTTTGTAAACCTTCTCCTTTTAGTATTAAAAGCACTTGGTGAGAAGAGAGAATGCAGTGCTGTGTTATTCTTTCAGACTGATATAAATATCACTTCTCAATAGAGAATACTTTATCAGACACCAAAATAACGAAAGCGTGCACATATCGGTGGACAAGAATGTAAAACCAGCAAATAATAATGGACAATAAGAACATACGAAGCTGATATAATCAATTCTCGCTCAAGTGCTTCCTCACAAATTACCAATGACGCCAAAGCTAACCCAGCATCTTGAACAACCTTCGGTTTCAGGCATGTCTCTGAATTATTCTTCTCCATAGTACTTAGGAAGTTAGCACGTTTTCTCCGATCTAACAAAACATCAAATGGGACTACAGCTTCCAAAAGGTCCTGAAATGAAAGAATATATAGTGTGGTGCAATTAGAATGAAAAATCTGCCCTCATCCTTTCCTCTAGGCATGGCAAAACAGTGAAGATAGAATATTGCGTCTGTTATTGCTCAAGAACTATGAATAATGAACATATAAATCTTTTGCAACCATAAATTACTTGGGGCCTAGTGTTGTTAATCTTACggttaaaaaaatgtgattgatgaGCCTTCTGTCTAACTCAGAATATAATCAACTTTCCAAGTCTGGCGGGAAGCAATTAAAAGTAACATCATTTCATATGCTTTCGGTCTTTCGCatctttcttaaaaattttatctcGTCATATTCTGAATTTAACTACTTTAAACGAACAGTATATTACTTTATCATTTTTGCTCCTACATATCTTGCAGTCAATCTAAAGAAAAGCATTTTTGACTGTATTGTTAGATGCAATACACAGTAGCGTATAAAGCTCCCACCAAAGAAAACCATAAAATAGCATTCAATCAAAACCCGTGATCAGAAGTTACAAATGAGTAAATGAAAGTTCACACGAAAAAATTCTTACCTTTATACatgagacatcctcattgaatgTCAAGGATTCATTGTAGAGAGAACTGTTCTCATCCGTAGGTATCAAATTACCTTTTACAGAGAATCTTCTTGGATTTACTATTTTGTTAGCAGACGTGGACATGGAAGCCAGATCAGCTCGCATCTTCTGAAACGTTTGAGGCTGATAACAACGCACAAATACAAACACAGATTTAGTCAGCTGAATTAAATTTAGTAATGCCAAAGTCGGGTCACCTTGACAATATAAAATTCATTAggtaaaatatactttttgttcCTAAAGTTTgccaaaagttttaaaaaaaaccctaagttttattttgtgtcAATTTTTGTTCCAGAaattttcaatttgcatcaaatGTACCCTAACAACTAACTTTTCAAGAAGTTTAGGACCAATTTAGCAACAACTTCACAAAGACAACCTTCAACACAATACAAAGTTCTGTCACTGACTCCTAGTTGTCAAGCATTATTGCTGAATTGATCCTAAGCTTCTTGAAAATTTAGCTGCTAAGGGTATAATTGATGCAAATGAAAACTTctggaacaaaattgaaacaaaataaaacttgggGGGTATCTTTGAAACTTTTGGCAAATTGCATtgacaaaaattatactttacccTTTCCATTATAATGTGTATACacaagaagataaaactatttgCTGATAGTAAATAGTTTAAAACATATTCTTAACAGCTACAACTCACTTCAAGTGAAGAATGTGAGCTTATTCATGTTTCCACAACACTATGTTGAAATCATGCACAAAAAGCTTTTAACTACTTGATGACAAGACAGCATTTTACATCTCTTTTTAGTGTGCCACATACAATCCTTTTGAGGGTGGGTGGGCAGATATGCAAACGAATTGGAAAACTTCAATGCTTTAATATGTTTGTTCACCTCTAGTTTCTCCATTTCCTCACATTATTATGTCAATATAATTGATGACTCTCAAAGCAAAAGAGACACATTAATTATTTGAAGACCTGAAGAATAGCAAAACAAAGATCTTCCAATTCAGCTTTCAACGCCCATAGACCCAATCTTGAAGCAAGTGAACACCAAATAATTAAGGTCTCCTCTGCGACAGCTTGAGCCTTATGTAATGGCAGAGCGTAACTGCAAAATGTAGCATGTCACACTAAAATTCCCAAAGCAAGTTACCTAAAATATAGTGTTTAGCAAAAACATTCAGAGCAATGTATGGCATATCTAAAAGGTTACTGGTTAAACAGGGCTTTTATACCAAATAAGTATAGTTTACAACTGATAATCATAGAGGACGGAGAAAGGGTAAGATATAATTGATTGGGGAACTAATAAGGCAAAATAATGAAGAGCAGCATTATTGAGGTATAaaggctaaaaaagaatgaaaaagttcTGAGTCAGAACTCAGTACATGGTTCTCATGTTGTGAAGACGATCTGCAAGCTTGATGAGCACAACACGTGGATCATCAACCATTCCCAAAAGCATCACTCGCAAATTACTCGCCTAATAGATTGAGGTCAAGGCATCAGAAAAAATCTCCACTGCTAATTCCAGCACTCAATACATGTTATATATTGCAAGCTTCAAAAGGCATCCAGTTTCAATATTATCTTGATTAACTACCAAATGCATTAAGAGGAGAACATTGCTGCACCAACCTATTTTGCGTACGATTACTGTTAGATAGTAAAACTGATTCTGATAAAATTGAGTAATTGACCAAACCTCAAGCATCCACAACTAAAAGTATCAAATATCCAGAATACAGAAAGAGGATAGTATGATACATTTCTAACTTCACATACTGTTCTTTGCATTGATTAAGACGATGTTAGTTAGCCattattttcattctattttGTTGCTAATTACTGAAACATATGTCAAATTCAGATTCTATACCTCTTCTTGGCCAAGGACACCCTGGTTCTCATTTACCCTTCGATGTCTACGTAACAGCTGCAAAAGGATATCCAGCAAACTTAAATCGAACAATTAGCTAAATCTACAGAATTAATTATAATGTGCCACTTGTTTCAATATAAAATTAAAGGTCTTAGAAAGGCATTCTTCATTCTTTATGATACCTGATTTATGTAACTTAACCTTGAAACACCAGCGACCAACTTGACCACATCATCCCCAAATTCTGCCTCGATGTCCTGCAGACTTTGGCAAGTATCATCAACCACATCATGTAAAATACCCGCCACAACTGTGTCCACAGCCTGAAACAAACAGCACCAGTATCTCAAATAAAATGAAACGTATTTTGACATGCAATGCATGCACCTTAGATCTTACACCCTAGCTCACAACCCAATAGTAATATAAAAGTTAACAAGTGTTGCATAATAGTTTCATACTCTTTTACCACTTGATGGAACCAACGCTGCCAAAATTCTTCCAGTATGGATACAGTGTGTTAAGTAAGGATCTCCAGTCTTCCGGAACTGGCCTCGATGCGCTCTTCTTGCAAAAGCTATAGCCTTCTGAACCTGCCTTCACAAACCAGGTATTTTAATAAATGTAACAACGTATCATAATAATACTAGTCCTAATGCAAGTAGAGATATTATTAAACCTTTGTATCATTAAATATAGGGTAGCCTGTAATTTCTACTCCATCCTGAACAACGGTACCTGCACGCCATTTTAGTTTACTTCTGTTAACACATGAagttctaataaataaataaacaaataaatattagTTCACTTCTATTAACACTATCTGAAGCAATTGACAAATTATGCTTCTAATTACTAGCACTCTCTATGTGGTAGCTCTTCTGttacaaaaaaaatccaaaaaaaaaaaaaaaacaaaaacaaaaacaaaatcacaaaaatcacGCGAAAATCTTCAAGCGCAGATAATGTATGAACAAGTCTCAGACTCAAGGAATTCAATTAATCATagggaaaatgaagaaggataatAAAAGCATATGAATGAACCTGGTTGTTCCTCCAATTTAGGCCACAAGAAATCAACCTTGGTGGATAGGCAAGCTCCGGAGGCAATTGCAACAGCGGTGACGGCGACCTGCGTGATGGCCGAGGAAACGGCGCCGTGGAGAGAGGCGGAGGTGGTGGCGGCCTTGGCAGCAGCGGCGATGACATTGTCGGAGACGGCGATCTGGTCGAGCAAACAGCAGAATCTGGAACGGTGAGGTTTGAATCTGAAACGGAACATGTGAAGAAATAACGGAGAAGTTTTGTGAGCTAAGATTGTGGAGCGCTGGCATGATAGAATGACGCTCATGTTGTGTGACTGAGTGGATTAGTCAGTTAGTTAGCGACTTAGAGCAGTGACTGTGGCAGTTAtttttggagagagagagagagagagagagagagagtgaagagATATGTGTGGTTGGAGAAAAGAGCAAAGTGTTGTGAAGTGTGAACTGTGAAGGTCAAGGAATCAGAATCGATGGTGGATTGGTATTGGTGGTGGTGAGAggtgattttctatttttctttcataaCTGTTCATTGAAATCAGCTTTTGTTTTTTTGCCCAGCTCAGCATTCAGCTATGCTCGTCGTTCGTAGTGGATATAAAACTCACACATGGGCATCACCAGTTGTGACCTGTaaactttctattttctctattttttaaaataaacaaataaataaagtaGATAGAACAAGAGCAGGGTGATACTGGTGTTAAATGTTAATCCAATTTTAGCAGATATATTCTGTGAGGTCTTAATTCTATGGAAATAGAAAAATCTGCTTGTATGtccaaaaactatataaaaatctGTTAATGTGTTTTCCAGTAAAGAAATGAATGAGTTAGTCCGCGTCGCCCCTAATTGTCAAAACCGAAGGATCGATTCGGTGgctattattttaatattggatgttcattttattaggtgtacagatggttattttaatattaaaatttaggtagATAATTTAAAAGTGTAGTTTGTTTGGAAAAATATAaatagacaatgaaaatactaaataatgtgaataatagatatatcagaTATTCATTTTATTAGGTGTACAGatacttattttaatattaagatttagataaataatttttatttgattggtgttGTTCATGTTGTTTAAAAAAGTCATTAATTACCTAACATAACCCTTATGTTATTGGATTATTGTTCAACGAGTAAATTATTGGTAGTTCTGgtgtcatataaataaaaaatataaaataactaaaaatttaaaatatatatttttattaaaattttaaaaataattaagtcattctaaaataatataaaacaggaataataattattttattatttttattttattataaatatttttattttgttttatattaaaataattatttttacattttaattatttattaattaatttatacctattatactattatatattataagtatttattaaaaaataatattaataaatatcatataattataaaaagaaaaaataagtgaatttataattaaaattaatataaattaaatagaagtaaacTATTTGATGAACGGtatctatatgtattataatcTGCATATATATGAACCAGAAAACTGTTCATGCATGCATGCCTTTTTAAGGAGAGAGTTCGAACGAGAAGCGGATGAGCATGAAGGATTGTACGTGTTGAAGCACGATGGACTTGCACGCCGTAGGTTTGCCTCATCTGCGACTAAACGGTTCGGTCGGATCGATCTTCATCGAATTTGATCAGTTTTTGTCGGTTTATTCTGAATTTGACCGGTTCGTATCAGTTCTTTATCTTAGACCGTCCAAAATTAGGACTGGACCAGAATAGAATTCGATTCACCAGTTTTCAATCGAACCGACTAACCCAATTCAGTTTTAACAACTATGATGTCACCTAAgcccatgtttttttttttaacgagaaactcttgaattaatttttagtatttttgtaattattttatcgacaaaaatattaaattatttttaataaataaattttattaatttgtgcatataaattctaaaaattataagtataaattgtattaatttatatgtataaattctgataaatataaatataaattatgtattttttgtgtgtaaattttttgtaaatatagATGTAAATTATTGTTAGTCAAGTACTAAccacaaataataatatttactatgATCATGTAAGATTGttcgttctttatttttctcttgatTATTATTCGTCtatattataattttactaattatttctattcgagaaaaaaaatagaaacagaaaaaaaaagtcaaaacttTTTTTTACCTGTGGgttaaaaactttttaaaaattcaacCCTACCCTATTCACAAGTTGAGAATTTCTCAGTCCTAACTCTACCCACACCCTAAAGTTTTCAGCCCTATCCTATCCAATCCTACTCGcagaaaaatcaaaatttttcaagcaaatataaaattcaatcatttcatatttcatacaaattaataaaataaaaaataaaaaattaagttcaaattaaaattaaaaataataaaattttaaggaaaTCTAACGTAAAATTACAAATAACATGATTATCaagtttttaatgaaattaaaataacacaaataaagATAAATGTCTTGTCACTCTTTTTGTAACTCTAGGTTTTTGCAACATTACTCTTTAAATAACAAACATACTAAATTAAGAGCCATGCTACACATTCAAGTCTTTTTGTCAACTAAGTCCAACCAAGTTGGTCCAAATCCaacaaaaattagttttattagtGAGAGCGTGAATACACGCTCCAACTACTTGAACGTTCTCGCAttcctctcctcctcctcctcctcctcgttcttctcctttttcctcgtgtttctcctccatcttcttcgcatttcttcttcttctttgcgtaTTTTCTTCTCATTGTCGTTCTTTTATTGCTATTATTATTGCtatttttttctcctcttcttcctAATGATTTTAAAGCATTAtacgtttttttttctttatttaatttttcttgtttttattcttgttaagagagaaaAACTAGAAGAATAATGAGAAgctaaaagaagaagaatgatgctgatgataatgaagaagaaggaggaggagttttgagttatcattaagtaattttggtgcatTCTGAATTTAAATAAGGTGTACTTTTGGTacgtgatttttttttaattgagtttgcttgtgtgtcatcatcattaagtaatttcggtacATTCTGATCTAAACTTGTTTTGAACTGAGTTTTTGTGTTTCGTCATTATTAAGGAATTTCAGTGCATTTTGAATTTGAACTGTTATACGTATAAGAAGAGGACGACGATGATGACAATAACGATAACGATaacgatgatgataatgatgatgatggagaaggaggaggagaaaaaggaaggaggatattaaagaaattcaaataagaaaagaaagaggatgaggaggaagagaaagaggaggagatggaagtggtggtgtggtggtagtggtgacaacgacgataacgaaagagaaagataaagaaaaaaaaggggaggatgaagaggaggagaagaagtagcaacATCAATAGGAAGAGGAAtgcgaagaagaaggaggaggaggggaaggagggaggaggaggaggagcgtatcgcaaagaaaaaggagaagaagaagaaaagaagcacgTGATATGAAAAATGGTTATAATAACTTGGTTGGATTTGGTTAAGTATTTTATTTAGTTGTAGAGCTTTATTCTTAAATTAATAGTTTAAATGATTAGCTTAGTCGTTAATTTGAATTTTTACAAAAAGGAGGTTGTGGATtcaattctcaattttttttattatacatataattttgaaaattttcagat
Encoded here:
- the LOC112749791 gene encoding uncharacterized protein isoform X2; this encodes MIQRQVQKAIAFARRAHRGQFRKTGDPYLTHCIHTGRILAALVPSSGKRAVDTVVAGILHDVVDDTCQSLQDIEAEFGDDVVKLVAGVSRLSYINQLLRRHRRVNENQGVLGQEEASNLRVMLLGMVDDPRVVLIKLADRLHNMRTIYALPLHKAQAVAEETLIIWCSLASRLGLWALKAELEDLCFAILQPQTFQKMRADLASMSTSANKIVNPRRFSVKGNLIPTDENSSLYNESLTFNEDVSCIKDLLEAVVPFDVLLDRRKRANFLSTMEKNNSETCLKPKVVQDAGLALASLVICEEALERELIISASYVPGMEVTLSSRLKSLYSLYSKMKRKDISIDKVYDARALRVVVGDKNGTLHGPAIQCCYNLLDIVHRLWTPIDGEFDDYIINPKPSGYQSLHTAVQGPDNSALEVQIRTQRMHEYAEHGLAAHWLYKETGNPLSSIDSMDEPETEESYFSKDIEDGNSSDILLSKYRSLKTGHPVLRVEGSHLLAAVIMSVEKDERELLVAVSFGLAASEAVADRRSSFQIKRWEAYAQLYKKVSNEWWFEPGHGDWCTCLEKYTLCRDGMYHKQDQFGRLLPTFIQVINFTEQEESEYWSVVSAVFEGKEVDCITSRSKFDFLASTSVEASINNKVQLLRTMLSWEEQLRSEVSIKQTKLSAKPYGLSGSLNLGEVVIISWPHGDIMRLKAGSTAADAAQRVGLEGRLVLINGQLVLPNTELRDGDVVEVRI
- the LOC112749791 gene encoding uncharacterized protein isoform X1 — protein: MSVILSCQRSTILAHKTSPLFLHMFRFRFKPHRSRFCCLLDQIAVSDNVIAAAAKAATTSASLHGAVSSAITQVAVTAVAIASGACLSTKVDFLWPKLEEQPGTVVQDGVEITGYPIFNDTKVQKAIAFARRAHRGQFRKTGDPYLTHCIHTGRILAALVPSSGKRAVDTVVAGILHDVVDDTCQSLQDIEAEFGDDVVKLVAGVSRLSYINQLLRRHRRVNENQGVLGQEEASNLRVMLLGMVDDPRVVLIKLADRLHNMRTIYALPLHKAQAVAEETLIIWCSLASRLGLWALKAELEDLCFAILQPQTFQKMRADLASMSTSANKIVNPRRFSVKGNLIPTDENSSLYNESLTFNEDVSCIKDLLEAVVPFDVLLDRRKRANFLSTMEKNNSETCLKPKVVQDAGLALASLVICEEALERELIISASYVPGMEVTLSSRLKSLYSLYSKMKRKDISIDKVYDARALRVVVGDKNGTLHGPAIQCCYNLLDIVHRLWTPIDGEFDDYIINPKPSGYQSLHTAVQGPDNSALEVQIRTQRMHEYAEHGLAAHWLYKETGNPLSSIDSMDEPETEESYFSKDIEDGNSSDILLSKYRSLKTGHPVLRVEGSHLLAAVIMSVEKDERELLVAVSFGLAASEAVADRRSSFQIKRWEAYAQLYKKVSNEWWFEPGHGDWCTCLEKYTLCRDGMYHKQDQFGRLLPTFIQVINFTEQEESEYWSVVSAVFEGKEVDCITSRSKFDFLASTSVEASINNKVQLLRTMLSWEEQLRSEVSIKQTKLSAKPYGLSGSLNLGEVVIISWPHGDIMRLKAGSTAADAAQRVGLEGRLVLINGQLVLPNTELRDGDVVEVRI
- the LOC112749791 gene encoding uncharacterized protein isoform X3, with the protein product MSVILSCQRSTILAHKTSPLFLHMFRFRFKPHRSRFCCLLDQIAVSDNVIAAAAKAATTSASLHGAVSSAITQVAVTAVAIASGACLSTKVDFLWPKLEEQPGTVVQDGVEITGYPIFNDTKVQKAIAFARRAHRGQFRKTGDPYLTHCIHTGRILAALVPSSGKRAVDTVVAGILHDVVDDTCQSLQDIEAEFGDDVVKLVAGVSRLSYINQLLRRHRRVNENQGVLGQEEASNLRVMLLGMVDDPRVVLIKLADRLHNMRTIYALPLHKAQAVAEETLIIWCSLASRLGLWALKAELEDLCFAILQPQTFQKMRADLASMSTSANKIVNPRRFSVKGNLIPTDENSSLYNESLTFNEDVSCIKDLLEAVVPFDVLLDRRKRANFLSTMEKNNSETCLKPKVVQDAGLALASLVICEEALERELIISASYVPGMEVTLSSRLKSLYSLYSKMKRKDISIDKVYDARALRVVVGDKNGTLHGPAIQCCYNLLDIVHRLWTPIDGEFDDYIINPKPSGYQSLHTAVQGPDNSALEVQIRTQRMHEYAEHGLAAHWLYKETGNPLSSIDSMDEPETEESYFSKDIEDGNSSDILLSKYRSLKTGHPVLRVEGSHLLAAVIMSVEKDERELLVAVSFGLAASEAVADRRSSFQIKRWEAYAQLYKKVSNEWWFEPGHGDWCTCLEKYTLCRDARPVRPPIANFHPSYQFHRARRI